The following DNA comes from Chrysiogenes arsenatis DSM 11915.
ACACGGCCTGCCGTGGCAGGTGGAAGAGCTGGAAGTATAGGCTCAATAAAATTTTGCGTATCTGAAACCGAACGTTCGTAACAGAGCGTTCGGTTTTTTACGTATAGAGTCTTCAGCAATAACAGTTCACATCTCAGTTTCCAATCTTGACATCCAGTCCGTATTTGGTACCTTTTGGCAACTGGGGGTGAAATATGAATATAACAAACGACATAAAGCCGGTGAGCTATTTTAAGTCCCACACCGCCGATATGCTAAAACAGATCAATGAGACACATCGCCCAGTAATTATTACACAAAACGGTGAAGTAAAGGGCGTTCTCCAAGATCCCAGAAGCTACGAAAA
Coding sequences within:
- a CDS encoding type II toxin-antitoxin system Phd/YefM family antitoxin, which translates into the protein MNITNDIKPVSYFKSHTADMLKQINETHRPVIITQNGEVKGVLQDPRSYENMKNAFGIIKLISMGEEDIRKGDTIPQDEIFDTLEKMLSNK